From Nocardioides daedukensis, the proteins below share one genomic window:
- a CDS encoding DUF4190 domain-containing protein has translation MTTPPHYPGPSDSGDSGDSGNEDATRHAPQQPQQPPTHSAYGQQPPAGPYGEPMQPNYGQQGYGQQGGYQQGGYPQQPGNQWQGVDESNKGTSGTAIASLILNATCCGLAIPGIILGFISLHQIKRTGAKGKWMAVTGIVLGFVWALVLAGIIIAVLVVAGNTVTTDNAEVGMCINVEEENDENTVHLNKRDCSDDHDAEIALVSTYGDVEGKINPLEINEGATEETEAAAVCRQLVGEPYSALGDDYEWGLASEDTSNPDKDDKFVCYVGPVNGKADSKIG, from the coding sequence ATGACCACCCCTCCCCACTACCCCGGCCCGAGCGACTCCGGCGACTCTGGCGACAGCGGCAACGAGGACGCCACGAGGCATGCGCCCCAGCAGCCTCAGCAGCCGCCCACGCACTCGGCCTACGGGCAGCAGCCGCCGGCGGGTCCCTATGGCGAACCGATGCAGCCGAACTACGGGCAGCAGGGATATGGCCAACAGGGTGGGTATCAGCAGGGTGGATATCCCCAGCAGCCGGGCAATCAGTGGCAAGGCGTCGATGAGTCCAACAAGGGCACCAGCGGCACTGCTATTGCCTCACTGATCCTCAACGCGACCTGCTGCGGCCTCGCCATCCCGGGAATCATCCTCGGATTCATCTCCCTGCACCAGATCAAGCGCACCGGCGCCAAGGGCAAGTGGATGGCCGTCACCGGCATCGTCCTGGGCTTCGTGTGGGCGCTCGTGCTGGCCGGCATCATCATCGCGGTCCTCGTCGTGGCCGGCAACACCGTCACGACCGACAACGCCGAGGTCGGCATGTGCATCAACGTCGAGGAAGAGAACGACGAGAACACCGTCCACCTCAACAAGAGGGACTGCAGCGACGACCACGACGCCGAGATCGCCCTGGTCAGCACCTATGGGGATGTCGAGGGCAAGATCAACCCGCTCGAGATCAACGAGGGCGCAACCGAGGAGACCGAGGCGGCCGCCGTCTGCCGTCAGCTCGTCGGGGAGCCCTACTCCGCCCTCGGCGACGACTACGAGTGGGGGTTGGCCTCCGAGGACACCTCCAACCCGGACAAGGACGACAAGTTCGTCTGTTACGTCGGCCCGGTCAACGGAAAGGCCGACAGCAAGATCGGCTGA
- a CDS encoding TIGR03936 family radical SAM-associated protein: MREQPEQQAPPVQRLRIRYAKRGRLRFTSHRDFSRAFERAVFRARVPMAYSSGFNPHPRISYAGAAPTGSASEAEYLEIALAEVVDPVAIHQLLEESLPDGLDILEVVIAGPGSLADHLQASRWLIDLDLELSVAEDAVAKFLAAEEISVERMTKKGLRTFDCRAAVGTMSVEPGDRGSQIDVLLRHGVPSVRPDDVLTGLRQVAQLETPVGGVLLTRVAQGPLLEDGTVGDPLV, encoded by the coding sequence GTGCGTGAACAGCCAGAACAACAAGCCCCACCCGTCCAGCGACTGCGGATCCGTTATGCCAAGCGTGGTCGCCTCCGGTTCACCAGTCATCGCGACTTCAGTCGCGCCTTCGAGCGCGCCGTCTTCCGGGCACGGGTGCCGATGGCCTATTCCTCGGGCTTCAACCCGCACCCGCGGATCTCGTACGCCGGTGCCGCACCCACGGGCTCGGCGAGCGAGGCCGAATACCTCGAGATCGCCTTGGCCGAGGTGGTCGACCCTGTCGCCATCCACCAGCTCCTCGAGGAATCCCTCCCGGACGGCCTCGACATCCTCGAGGTCGTGATCGCAGGTCCGGGGTCCTTGGCCGACCACCTGCAGGCGAGTCGCTGGCTGATCGACCTGGACCTCGAGCTGAGCGTCGCCGAGGACGCGGTGGCTAAGTTCCTGGCCGCGGAGGAGATCTCCGTCGAGCGGATGACGAAGAAGGGCCTGCGCACCTTCGACTGTCGCGCAGCGGTGGGCACGATGAGCGTCGAACCCGGCGACCGGGGGAGCCAGATCGACGTGCTCCTGCGGCACGGCGTGCCCAGCGTGCGCCCCGACGACGTGCTCACCGGCCTGCGGCAGGTGGCCCAGCTCGAGACGCCCGTCGGCGGCGTGCTGCTCACCCGCGTGGCCCAGGGGCCGCTGCTGGAGGACGGGACTGTCGGCGACCCGCTCGTCTGA
- the rodA gene encoding rod shape-determining protein RodA, with product MGRRAPGLDWILMGAAMALVVLGTLLVWSATSARPALTGDDPTAYLKKQLVNVAIGLVLLVMVLATDHRWLRIVAPLAYLASIVGLVLVLVMGTTVNGSRSWLMLGGMSIQPSEFAKLAVVLGMGLLVAERSEGSWRRRVGSGDVLGMLAIAGVPAALILLQPDLGTMLVLSATVFGVLAVAGAQRRWLVGLTGAGVGAAVLAVGLGFLKPYQLDRFMAFTNPDLDPRGAGYNVEQARIAIGNGGIFGQGLFDGSQTKSGFVPEQHTDFIFTVAGEELGLIGAGAMIALLAIIVWRCLAIAMHAEDMFGRVTAAGIACWIGFQSFQNIGMCLGIMPVTGVPLPFVSYGGSSMFAGMLALGLVQNIHLRSTSSLPTRFVPSRVLVPR from the coding sequence ATGGGACGCCGTGCCCCCGGTCTCGACTGGATCCTGATGGGAGCGGCGATGGCGCTCGTCGTCCTCGGCACCCTCCTGGTCTGGTCAGCGACGTCGGCTCGCCCGGCACTCACCGGCGACGACCCCACGGCATACCTCAAGAAGCAGCTCGTCAACGTCGCGATCGGCCTGGTCCTGCTGGTGATGGTGCTGGCCACCGACCACCGCTGGTTGCGCATCGTTGCCCCGCTCGCCTATCTCGCCTCGATCGTCGGACTCGTGCTCGTGCTGGTGATGGGGACCACCGTCAACGGATCCCGGTCGTGGCTGATGCTCGGAGGGATGTCGATCCAACCCTCGGAGTTCGCCAAGCTCGCCGTGGTGCTCGGCATGGGCCTCCTCGTCGCCGAGCGCTCCGAGGGATCGTGGCGCCGCCGGGTCGGTTCCGGCGACGTGCTCGGTATGCTCGCCATCGCCGGTGTCCCCGCGGCCCTGATCCTGCTCCAGCCGGACCTCGGCACCATGCTCGTGCTCTCTGCCACCGTGTTCGGCGTGCTCGCCGTGGCGGGGGCGCAGCGACGCTGGCTGGTGGGCCTGACCGGCGCCGGCGTCGGAGCCGCGGTGCTCGCGGTCGGGCTGGGCTTCCTCAAGCCCTACCAGCTCGACCGGTTCATGGCCTTCACCAACCCCGATCTCGATCCGCGCGGAGCGGGCTACAACGTGGAGCAGGCCCGGATCGCGATCGGCAACGGCGGCATCTTCGGGCAAGGCCTCTTCGACGGGTCCCAGACCAAGTCGGGCTTCGTGCCCGAGCAGCACACCGACTTCATCTTCACCGTGGCAGGCGAGGAACTGGGCCTGATCGGTGCCGGCGCGATGATCGCGCTCCTGGCAATCATCGTGTGGCGCTGCCTGGCGATCGCCATGCACGCCGAGGACATGTTCGGCCGGGTCACCGCCGCGGGCATCGCCTGCTGGATCGGCTTCCAGTCCTTCCAGAACATCGGCATGTGCCTGGGCATCATGCCGGTCACCGGGGTCCCGCTGCCGTTCGTGTCCTACGGCGGATCCTCGATGTTCGCGGGCATGCTCGCGCTCGGCCTGGTGCAGAACATCCACCTGCGCTCCACCTCGTCGCTCCCGACACGCTTCGTCCCCTCCCGGGTGCTCGTACCTCGCTGA
- a CDS encoding winged helix DNA-binding domain-containing protein — protein sequence MRHVTDEERRARLAARHRIMPGARAPDAVSATRAMTVLHATEPPTVYLSLAARVDGLAREDIDRELYVHRSLVKQLAMRRTLFVFPRDLLPAAWASASARVAIQEATRLARDAVRGGLAPDGAAWLAEREQEVLGLLAGGGLQTSDIRKQVPDMDAKVPTGGVNSKWGGPTPIGPRVLTWLGARGLIVRGRNGGHWRISRAEWTPMETWLGELPARPSEDEAYAELVRRWLHTFGPGTTRDIQWWLGATLTAVRRALAAVDAVEVSLDGGGTGWLLADDVDEVEEPGPWAALLPVLDPTTMGWKERGFYLDPADVPYLFDSNGNAGTTAWWNGRIVGCWVQDAAGKVRVVSRHTLPADAEAALAAEAERLTAWLDGEIVNSLYASKQMKSERLP from the coding sequence ATGAGGCATGTCACGGATGAGGAACGCCGGGCGCGTCTGGCCGCGCGCCACCGGATCATGCCGGGAGCCAGGGCGCCGGACGCCGTGAGCGCCACCAGGGCGATGACAGTTCTGCACGCGACCGAACCGCCGACGGTCTACCTGTCGCTGGCTGCTCGCGTCGATGGTCTGGCACGTGAGGACATCGACCGTGAGCTCTACGTCCACCGGTCCCTCGTGAAGCAGCTGGCCATGCGACGCACCCTGTTCGTCTTCCCGCGCGATCTCCTTCCTGCAGCCTGGGCCAGTGCGTCCGCGCGGGTGGCGATCCAGGAGGCCACCAGGCTCGCCCGTGATGCGGTCCGAGGCGGGCTTGCGCCTGACGGGGCGGCCTGGCTGGCCGAACGGGAGCAGGAGGTCCTCGGCCTCCTCGCCGGTGGCGGGCTCCAGACCTCCGACATCCGCAAGCAGGTCCCGGACATGGACGCCAAGGTGCCCACCGGGGGCGTGAACTCCAAGTGGGGTGGTCCGACTCCGATCGGTCCCCGGGTGCTGACCTGGCTCGGCGCCCGCGGCCTCATCGTGCGGGGACGCAACGGCGGCCACTGGCGGATCTCGCGGGCCGAGTGGACCCCGATGGAGACCTGGCTGGGCGAGTTGCCCGCGCGGCCCAGCGAGGACGAGGCATATGCCGAGCTGGTGCGGCGCTGGTTGCACACCTTCGGTCCCGGCACGACCCGGGACATCCAGTGGTGGCTGGGGGCGACGCTCACGGCCGTACGCCGCGCCCTGGCCGCAGTGGACGCCGTCGAGGTGTCCCTCGACGGCGGTGGGACGGGCTGGCTTCTTGCCGATGACGTCGACGAGGTGGAGGAGCCCGGCCCCTGGGCCGCGCTCCTGCCCGTCCTCGATCCGACCACGATGGGCTGGAAGGAGCGCGGCTTCTACCTGGACCCCGCCGACGTGCCCTATCTCTTCGACAGCAACGGCAACGCGGGGACCACGGCATGGTGGAACGGGCGCATCGTCGGGTGCTGGGTCCAGGACGCTGCCGGCAAGGTGCGAGTCGTGTCCCGACACACCCTGCCAGCCGACGCCGAGGCGGCACTGGCGGCCGAGGCGGAGCGTCTGACCGCATGGCTGGACGGCGAGATCGTCAACTCCCTCTATGCTTCGAAGCAGATGAAATCGGAACGACTGCCCTGA
- a CDS encoding rod shape-determining protein gives MANSLIGRDMAVDLGTANTLVYVRGRGVLLDEPSVVALNSTTNEILAVGHEAKRMIGRTPDNITAIRPLKDGVIADFDATEQMLRFFIQQVHRRRYFAKPRLVICVPSGITAVEQRAVKEAGYQAGARRVYIIEEPMAAAIGAGLPVHEATGNMVVDVGGGTTEVAVISLGGIVTSLSTRTAGDDLDQAIIAWMKKEYSLMLGERTAEEIKMTLGSAFPLPKEPEAEVRGRDMVSGLPRTVVVSSAEVRQALEEPLHNIVDSVRTTLDQTPPELAGDIMDRGIVLTGGGALLRGLDERIRHETGMPVHVADEPLSSVALGAGKCVEEFDALQQVLVSDPRRF, from the coding sequence ATGGCGAACAGCCTGATCGGTCGTGACATGGCCGTTGACCTCGGCACCGCCAACACGCTGGTCTATGTCCGGGGCCGGGGCGTCCTCCTCGATGAGCCGTCCGTGGTCGCCCTGAACTCCACCACCAACGAGATCCTCGCGGTGGGCCACGAGGCCAAGCGGATGATCGGGCGCACCCCCGACAACATCACCGCGATCCGTCCGCTCAAGGACGGCGTCATCGCCGACTTCGACGCAACCGAGCAGATGTTGCGCTTCTTCATCCAGCAGGTGCACCGCCGCCGCTACTTCGCCAAGCCACGCCTGGTGATCTGTGTGCCGAGCGGCATCACCGCGGTCGAGCAGCGTGCGGTGAAGGAAGCCGGCTACCAGGCCGGAGCCCGTCGGGTCTACATCATCGAGGAGCCGATGGCTGCCGCCATCGGTGCCGGCCTGCCCGTGCACGAGGCGACCGGGAACATGGTCGTCGACGTGGGTGGGGGCACCACCGAGGTCGCCGTGATCTCGCTGGGCGGCATCGTGACCAGCCTGAGCACGCGCACCGCCGGTGACGACCTGGACCAGGCGATCATCGCGTGGATGAAGAAGGAATACTCCCTGATGCTGGGGGAGCGCACGGCGGAGGAGATCAAGATGACCCTCGGCTCTGCCTTCCCCCTCCCGAAGGAGCCCGAGGCCGAGGTCCGTGGCCGCGACATGGTCTCCGGACTCCCGCGCACCGTCGTGGTCTCCAGCGCCGAGGTTCGCCAGGCGCTCGAGGAGCCCCTGCACAACATCGTCGACTCCGTCCGCACCACCCTGGACCAGACTCCGCCCGAGCTCGCCGGCGACATCATGGACCGCGGCATCGTCCTGACCGGGGGCGGAGCCCTGCTGCGCGGTCTGGACGAGCGCATCCGGCACGAGACCGGGATGCCGGTCCACGTGGCCGACGAACCGCTCAGCTCGGTCGCCCTCGGTGCGGGCAAGTGCGTCGAGGAGTTCGACGCCCTCCAGCAGGTCCTCGTCTCCGACCCGCGACGCTTCTGA
- a CDS encoding TIGR03960 family B12-binding radical SAM protein, with the protein MSPESVFARLEPRLPSVQKPIQYVGGELNSTVKEWDCAPDGETVRWALMYPDAYEVGLPNQGVAILYEVLNERDWILAERTYSVWPDMEKVMRAGDAQGPIPQFTVDSHRPVGAFDVFGLSFSTELGYTNMLNALSLAQIPLHAVDRTDDDPIVLSGGHASFNPEPIADFVDAVALGDGEEIVLKISEVIKEFKEQGSPGGRDELLFRLAASGGVYVPKFYDVAYDDSSGEIASVTPNRPGVPARIRKHTLMDLDAWPYPAKPLVPLAETVHERFSVEIFRGCTRGCRFCQAGMITRPVRERSIETIGAMVENGIRKSGFEEVGLLSLSSADHTEIGEVAKGLADRYEDSNVSLSLPSTRVDAFNISLANEFSRNGRRSGLTFAPEGGSERMRKVINKMVTEEDLIRTVAAAYSHGWRQVKLYFMCGLPTETDEDVLEIADLAKKVIAKGREVSGRNDIRCTVSIGGFVPKAHTPFQWASQLDQETTDSRLLKLRDAIRADKKFARAIGFRYHDGKPGIVEGLLSRGDRRVGRIIEEVWRDGGRFDGWSEHFSYDRWAEATHRALEGTGVDLAWFTTRERGYDEVLPWDHLDSGLDKDWLWADWEDAIDPNTDIEVEDCRWTPCYDCGVCPEMNTEIQIGPTGQQLLPLSVV; encoded by the coding sequence GTGTCACCGGAGTCCGTCTTCGCCCGCCTCGAGCCCCGTCTGCCGTCGGTGCAGAAGCCGATCCAGTACGTCGGCGGCGAGCTCAACTCGACCGTCAAGGAGTGGGACTGCGCGCCGGACGGCGAGACCGTGCGCTGGGCGTTGATGTATCCCGACGCCTATGAGGTCGGCCTGCCCAACCAGGGTGTCGCGATCCTCTACGAGGTGCTCAACGAGCGCGACTGGATCCTGGCCGAGCGGACCTACTCGGTCTGGCCGGACATGGAGAAGGTCATGCGTGCCGGCGACGCCCAGGGCCCGATTCCGCAGTTCACCGTCGACAGCCACCGTCCGGTGGGGGCCTTCGACGTCTTCGGCCTGAGCTTCTCCACCGAGCTCGGCTACACCAACATGCTCAACGCCCTCTCCTTGGCGCAGATCCCGCTGCACGCCGTCGACCGCACCGACGACGACCCGATCGTGCTCTCCGGAGGACACGCGTCCTTCAACCCCGAGCCGATCGCGGACTTCGTCGACGCCGTGGCACTGGGCGACGGTGAGGAGATCGTGCTGAAGATCTCCGAGGTGATCAAGGAGTTCAAGGAGCAGGGTTCCCCGGGCGGTCGCGACGAGCTGCTGTTCCGTCTTGCCGCGTCCGGCGGGGTCTACGTGCCCAAGTTCTACGACGTGGCGTACGACGACTCGAGCGGCGAGATCGCCTCGGTCACGCCCAACCGTCCCGGCGTCCCGGCCCGGATCCGCAAGCACACGCTGATGGACCTGGATGCCTGGCCCTACCCGGCCAAGCCGCTGGTGCCCCTGGCCGAGACCGTGCACGAGCGCTTCTCCGTGGAGATCTTCCGAGGCTGCACCCGTGGTTGCCGGTTCTGCCAGGCCGGCATGATCACCCGCCCGGTGCGCGAGCGCTCCATCGAGACCATCGGTGCGATGGTCGAGAACGGCATTCGCAAGTCCGGCTTCGAGGAGGTGGGCCTGCTCTCGCTGTCGAGTGCCGACCACACCGAGATCGGTGAGGTCGCCAAGGGCCTGGCCGACCGCTACGAGGACTCGAACGTCTCGCTGTCACTGCCGAGCACCAGGGTCGATGCCTTCAACATCTCGCTCGCCAACGAGTTCTCCCGCAACGGCCGCCGTTCGGGCCTCACCTTCGCTCCCGAAGGCGGGTCCGAGCGGATGCGCAAGGTGATCAACAAGATGGTCACCGAGGAAGACCTGATCCGCACGGTCGCTGCGGCCTACTCGCACGGCTGGCGCCAGGTGAAGCTCTACTTCATGTGCGGGCTTCCCACCGAGACCGACGAGGACGTCCTCGAGATCGCCGACCTCGCCAAGAAGGTGATCGCCAAGGGTCGCGAGGTGTCCGGCCGCAACGACATCCGTTGCACGGTCTCGATCGGTGGCTTCGTGCCCAAGGCGCACACTCCCTTCCAGTGGGCGTCGCAGCTCGACCAGGAGACCACCGACTCGCGGCTGCTGAAGCTGCGCGACGCGATCCGCGCCGACAAGAAGTTCGCCCGCGCCATCGGGTTCCGCTACCACGACGGCAAGCCCGGAATCGTCGAAGGACTCCTCTCGCGTGGAGACCGTCGGGTCGGCCGGATCATCGAGGAGGTGTGGCGCGACGGAGGCCGTTTCGACGGCTGGAGCGAGCACTTCTCCTACGACCGTTGGGCGGAGGCCACCCACCGGGCCCTCGAGGGGACCGGCGTCGACCTGGCCTGGTTCACCACCCGCGAGCGCGGCTATGACGAGGTGCTCCCGTGGGACCACCTCGACTCGGGGCTCGACAAGGACTGGTTGTGGGCCGACTGGGAGGACGCGATCGACCCGAACACCGACATCGAGGTCGAGGACTGCCGTTGGACTCCCTGCTATGACTGCGGCGTCTGCCCGGAGATGAACACCGAGATCCAGATCGGCCCCACGGGCCAGCAGCTCCTGCCACTGTCCGTGGTCTGA
- the mrdA gene encoding penicillin-binding protein 2: MDTRTSSRLRLIVVQALVFSLFVTLFARLWYLQVAGGEVYQAKAASQSVREIVLQPDRGLIVDAQGRPLVNNRSSWVVSIDRTTLGKLPAEERATLIRRVASVVEVSPESIRARLLNCGAPESVSGTCWNGSPYQPVPVANDVDPKVSLKIREQAEDYPGVLAQRESVRAYPRPYDVNAAHLLGYLSPITEGELDEAQTRLDSSVNGASRVGRAGVEKEYDAYLRGMPGYQRVEVNSMGMVMDEHSLDAGTPGSTVVTSLDARVQSVVEKQLKETIKTARATTDTVTGKKYVADSGAVVVMEAKTGRIVAMASEPTYDPGVWVNGISQKELTRLYSEKAGTPLLSRATQGQFAPGSTWKPMMTAGAMTNGYGKDTRLNCSSSFQVGNRAFKNYESGAYGSIGFDKALEVSCNTFFYRIGYDFWSRYGRDVSDVNAKDPLVAEAKEFGFGAETGIDIPGEAPGRIADRKWKKQYYESQKDYYCDLAKNPPKDASAFLKKFSREFCIEGFAYRAGDAVNFSIGQGDTIVTPLQLARAYGAFSNGGTLYEPRVAKAIVDAEGKLVKEFEPTVQAEVDVPKGVLGYIDESLKGVTRQGTMSWRMGGFPLDEVPIRSKTGSAEVYGKQSTSWVASYSDDYVVVMMVSQGGTGSGTSGPAVRKIWETLYGVKEETVDPKRAAIPGVVQGDDLPIFAEDGSILPPSREK, translated from the coding sequence ATGGACACCCGGACCAGCAGCCGCCTGCGCCTGATCGTCGTGCAGGCGCTGGTGTTCAGCCTCTTCGTCACCCTCTTCGCCCGGTTGTGGTACCTCCAGGTGGCCGGTGGCGAGGTCTACCAGGCCAAGGCCGCCTCGCAGTCGGTGCGGGAGATCGTCCTGCAACCCGACCGTGGCCTGATCGTTGATGCGCAGGGTCGCCCACTGGTCAACAACCGCAGCTCATGGGTGGTCTCGATCGACCGCACCACCCTCGGCAAGCTGCCCGCCGAGGAGCGCGCGACCCTGATCCGACGCGTCGCCTCGGTCGTCGAGGTCTCGCCGGAGTCGATCCGTGCCCGTCTGCTCAACTGTGGCGCACCCGAGTCCGTCTCCGGCACGTGCTGGAACGGGTCGCCCTACCAGCCGGTCCCGGTCGCGAACGATGTCGACCCCAAGGTCTCGCTCAAGATCAGGGAGCAGGCCGAGGACTACCCGGGCGTGCTGGCGCAGCGCGAGTCGGTGCGTGCGTACCCGCGCCCCTATGACGTCAATGCAGCCCACCTGCTCGGCTACCTGAGCCCGATCACCGAGGGTGAGCTCGACGAGGCCCAGACCCGTCTCGACTCCTCGGTCAACGGTGCCTCCAGGGTCGGCCGGGCGGGCGTCGAGAAGGAGTACGACGCCTACCTGCGCGGCATGCCCGGCTACCAGCGCGTCGAGGTGAACTCGATGGGCATGGTGATGGACGAGCACAGCCTCGACGCAGGCACCCCGGGCTCGACGGTGGTCACCTCCCTCGACGCGCGGGTCCAGTCGGTGGTCGAGAAGCAGCTCAAGGAGACGATCAAGACCGCGCGCGCGACCACGGACACGGTGACCGGGAAGAAGTACGTCGCCGACTCCGGCGCGGTCGTCGTGATGGAAGCCAAGACCGGACGCATCGTGGCCATGGCCAGCGAGCCGACGTACGACCCGGGTGTGTGGGTCAACGGGATCTCGCAGAAGGAGCTGACCCGGCTCTACTCCGAGAAGGCCGGAACCCCCCTGCTCTCTCGTGCCACCCAGGGCCAGTTCGCTCCCGGGTCCACCTGGAAGCCGATGATGACCGCCGGCGCGATGACCAATGGCTACGGCAAGGACACGCGGCTCAACTGCTCCTCGTCCTTCCAGGTCGGCAACCGTGCCTTCAAGAACTACGAGTCGGGTGCCTATGGCTCGATCGGGTTCGACAAGGCGCTGGAGGTCTCCTGCAACACCTTCTTCTATCGGATCGGCTATGACTTCTGGAGCCGATACGGGCGCGATGTCTCCGACGTGAACGCCAAGGACCCGCTCGTCGCCGAGGCCAAGGAGTTCGGCTTCGGTGCCGAGACCGGCATCGACATCCCGGGGGAGGCCCCCGGTCGGATCGCGGACCGCAAGTGGAAGAAGCAGTACTACGAGTCGCAGAAGGACTACTACTGCGACCTCGCCAAGAACCCGCCCAAGGACGCGTCGGCGTTCTTGAAGAAGTTCTCCCGCGAGTTCTGCATCGAGGGCTTCGCCTATCGCGCAGGTGACGCGGTCAACTTCTCCATCGGGCAGGGCGACACGATCGTGACGCCGCTCCAGCTCGCGCGCGCCTACGGCGCCTTCTCCAACGGTGGCACGCTCTACGAGCCCCGGGTCGCGAAGGCGATCGTGGATGCGGAGGGCAAGCTGGTCAAGGAGTTCGAGCCCACGGTCCAGGCCGAGGTCGACGTACCCAAGGGCGTGCTCGGCTACATCGATGAATCTCTCAAGGGCGTCACCCGGCAGGGCACGATGTCCTGGCGGATGGGCGGCTTCCCGCTCGACGAGGTCCCGATCCGTTCCAAGACCGGATCTGCCGAGGTCTATGGCAAGCAGTCGACGTCATGGGTCGCGTCCTACTCCGACGACTACGTCGTCGTGATGATGGTCTCCCAGGGCGGGACCGGGTCGGGCACCTCAGGCCCGGCGGTCCGCAAGATCTGGGAGACGCTCTACGGCGTCAAGGAGGAGACCGTCGACCCCAAGCGGGCTGCGATCCCCGGAGTCGTCCAGGGCGATGACCTGCCGATCTTCGCGGAGGACGGCTCGATCCTTCCGCCCTCGAGGGAGAAGTGA
- the mreD gene encoding rod shape-determining protein MreD gives MSLVRGVIALLVLALALILQVSLFPHFAWQGVVPNLALLVVVASALVRGPEFAATLGFVAGAMIDLAPPADHVAGRWALALLLVGFIAGKVRQDTRPSASAVVLTVAAASFIGTSIFALTGPILDDPVLTVPEMIQVILIAVVWDVLLTPFVLPPVMALFRRVQPAQVAF, from the coding sequence ATGAGCCTCGTCCGCGGCGTGATCGCTCTGCTGGTCCTGGCCCTCGCCCTGATCCTCCAGGTCAGCCTCTTCCCGCACTTCGCGTGGCAGGGCGTCGTACCCAACCTCGCGCTGCTCGTCGTGGTGGCTTCCGCACTGGTTCGTGGGCCGGAGTTCGCCGCCACCCTGGGCTTCGTGGCCGGCGCCATGATCGACCTCGCGCCCCCGGCGGATCACGTCGCCGGCCGCTGGGCGCTGGCCCTGCTCCTGGTCGGATTCATCGCCGGCAAGGTCCGCCAGGACACCAGGCCGAGCGCGAGCGCCGTCGTGCTCACCGTCGCAGCCGCGTCCTTCATCGGTACGTCGATCTTCGCGCTCACCGGCCCGATCCTCGACGACCCGGTGCTCACGGTGCCCGAGATGATCCAGGTGATCCTGATCGCCGTCGTGTGGGACGTCCTGCTCACCCCGTTCGTGCTCCCGCCGGTGATGGCCCTCTTCCGGCGTGTCCAGCCGGCTCAGGTTGCGTTCTGA
- the mreC gene encoding rod shape-determining protein MreC: protein MEKRWKGAGARDKGRRSSGSVLVALLLAAATMITLDAQGGSDSPLEPLRRATGEAFGPVETFTAGVVRPFAAVPDYFTTRNNLRDEVTRLESENAALRRTVNSSDLDRNRLAEYDGLVKAASDTGYDLVPARVIAVGARQSFSNTVTIDAGSEAGLHADMTVINNDGLVGRVVRVTSTTSTVVLVLDPDSVVGARLASSMEMGFLSGRGVLDGEPRLDLDLMDDTIVASTGDVVSTWGSENGTPYVAGIPIGKVVSVYNSPRETARRAVIEPFVDFTALDLVGVVVPKGAKSDRSVIEAGEDR, encoded by the coding sequence ATGGAGAAACGCTGGAAGGGGGCAGGGGCCCGGGACAAGGGCCGCCGCTCCTCCGGGTCGGTCCTGGTGGCCCTGCTGCTGGCCGCGGCCACGATGATCACCCTTGACGCCCAGGGCGGATCCGACTCGCCGCTCGAGCCGCTGCGCCGGGCCACGGGCGAGGCTTTCGGGCCGGTGGAGACATTCACCGCCGGCGTGGTCCGCCCGTTCGCCGCGGTCCCGGACTACTTCACCACCCGCAACAACCTGCGCGACGAGGTGACCCGGCTGGAGTCCGAGAACGCCGCGCTGCGTCGTACGGTCAACTCCTCCGACCTCGACCGCAACCGCCTGGCCGAGTACGACGGCCTGGTGAAGGCCGCCTCGGACACCGGATATGACCTGGTCCCGGCCAGGGTGATCGCGGTGGGCGCTCGCCAGTCCTTCTCCAACACGGTGACCATCGACGCCGGCAGCGAGGCGGGCCTGCACGCCGACATGACCGTGATCAACAACGACGGACTGGTCGGCCGCGTGGTGCGCGTGACCAGCACCACCTCGACCGTCGTGCTGGTGCTCGACCCCGACTCGGTGGTGGGCGCCCGACTGGCCTCGAGCATGGAGATGGGCTTCCTCTCCGGCCGTGGCGTGCTGGACGGGGAGCCGCGTCTCGACCTCGACCTGATGGACGACACGATCGTGGCCAGCACCGGAGACGTGGTCTCCACCTGGGGCAGCGAGAACGGCACTCCCTACGTCGCCGGCATTCCGATCGGCAAGGTCGTCTCGGTCTACAACAGCCCGCGCGAGACCGCGCGCCGAGCCGTGATCGAACCCTTCGTCGACTTCACCGCCCTCGACCTGGTCGGGGTGGTGGTGCCCAAGGGCGCCAAGTCCGACCGCAGTGTGATCGAGGCGGGGGAGGACCGATGA